In the genome of Streptomyces sp. P3, the window AGAGGGTGCGGTGGCGGATCACCGCGGCGGCTGGGCTGCTGAGCGGCCGCGGTCGTCGCGGCCGCAGTGGTGTGGGCGGTCCTCACCTACTGCGGCTGCCGACGAGCCCTGCCCCCGAACCCCGACGCCCGGTTTCCGCCTCTCAGCCGGACCCGTCCCGCGAGCCGCCCGTCCGGGTGCGTGCCCGGGTCCACAGCTGCTGCACGCGCGCGAGCGGCCCGGGCCCCTCGCCACGTCCCCGGTGGCCGTGGACGCGCGGATCGTCCGTGACGTCGTACCGCTTCACATAAGCGCCCAGGAACGCCTGCAGCGTGGCCACCGCCGGGATGGCGACAAGCGCACCGATCGCTCCGAGGAGGGCGGTGCCCGCGATCACGGAGCCGAAGGCGACGGCAGGGTGGATGTCGACGGTCTTCGAGGTCAGCTTGGGCTGCAGCATGTAGTTCTCGAACTGCTGGTACACCACGACGAAGATCAGCACCCACAGCGCGTACAGCGGCGAGACCGTGAAGGCGATCAACATGGGCAGGGCGCCCGCCAGATAGGTGCCGATGGTGGGGATGAACTGCGAGACCACGCCCACCCAGACGGCGAGCACGGGCGCGTACGGGATACCGAGGGCCTGCAGCAGCACATAGTGCGCCACCCCGGAGATCAGCGCCATCAGCCCGCGGGAGTAGAGGTAGCCGCCGGTCTTGTCGACGGCGATCTCCCAGGCGCGCAGCACCTCGGCCTGCTTGGCCGGCGGCAGGACGGAACACAGTGCCCGCCGCAGACGCGGTCCGTCCGCGGCGAAGTAGAACGAGAACAGGGCGATCGTCAGCAGCTGGAAAAGACCGCCGAGGACCTGGGTGGAGACGTCCAGGACGCCTGCCGCGCTGTTCTGCGCGTACTTGCGCAGCCAGTCGGAGTGGAGCAGGCCCTCCTGGACGTCCACGCGCCTGAGCTCGGTGTGGAACGTGGTGTTGATCCAGTGGATCACGGAGTCCAGGTACTCCGGGAAGCCCTCGATCATCTTGATGATCTGCCCCGCGAGCATCGAGCCGAGCAGCGTGAAGAAGCCGGCGACCACGATCAGCAGACCGAAGAAGACCAGACAGGTGGCGAACCCCCTGCGCATCCCGCGGGCGGCCATCCGGCTGACCGCGGGCTCCACGGCGAGTGCCAGGAAGAACGCGATGAGCACGTTGAGCAGCAGGCCGACGAGCTGGTGGAACGCCCACGTGCCGAGTTGGAACGCCGCGACGAGGGCGAGCGCGAGCACCATGGCGCGTGGCAGCCAGCGCGGCATGTGCGCGCCCTGCGCGGCGCCGCCGTCGGCCGGAGGAGGCCCGGAGGGCGGCGTCGTGCCGTGCGGGGGTGCGTTCCGGGCCGTCTGCCCGGTGTCGTCAGTGGGTGCCACGGAGCAAGTCTCGCCTACGCCGCCGACAATCGGACCGCCACCTGCGATCTTCTCGACCTATCAGCGCATCTCCTGAGGAACGTTCATCACCGCGCAGACCACGCGCCACACGTCCTTGGCCGCCCAGCCCTGCGCCAGCGCCTCGTGCACGGTACGTCCGCCGAGTTCCGTCATCACGTGATCGCGCGCGAAGGTCTCGGCGTACCCCGTGCCGAAGTGCTCGTCCATCCGCTGCCAGAAGACCGTCAACCGCATGACACCAGTATCCCGCCCTCGGGGGCGTCCCCATCCGTGAGCGCCTGCCGAGACCGCTTTCCGCCCTACGGTCTGACGCATGGCCGAAACCGGAGCATCCCCACTCCCCCCGACGCCCCCGGCGCACTCCCCGCTCTTCCGCGCCGAGCACTTCGTCTGGCTCACCGCGCGCGTACTGGAGCAGCGCCTCTTCGCGCACGACTTCCTGCACGGCTCCGCCGACCCCGTCGAGACCGCCCTCGACGCCTACCGCAATGAGGACGGAGGATACGGCCACGCGCTGGAGCCCGATCTGCGCGGTCCCGTCAGCCAGCCCCTGCACACCGCGCACGCCCTGCGGGTGCTGGACTGCGTCGGGCGTCTCGGCGGCAGGCGCGTGGAGCGGATGTGCGACTACCTGACGTCCGTGTCCACCGGCGACGGCGCGCTGCCGGCGATCCTTCCCAGCCAGCGCGGCTACCCGGCGGCCCCGTTCATCCCGATCGTGGACGACCCGCCCAGCGACCTGCTTGCCACCGGGCCGGTGGTGGGTCTGCTGCACCGCAACGACGTGTGGCACGCCTGGCTGTTCCGGGCCACGGACTTCTGCTGGCAGGCGGTGGACTCCCTGGAGCGGTCGCATCCGTACGAGATCCAGGCCGCGGTGGCCTTCCTGGACGCCGTTCCCGACCGCCCGCGCGCGGAGTCGGCCGCCGACCGTCTGGGCCGCCTGGTGCGCGCACACCGGATGGTCGTGCTGGAGCCGGACCGCCTCGACGCCTGGCCGGTCCCTTCCGGCTACGCCCCCGGTGAGCACCACTTCCCGTACGACTTCGCGCGGACACCGCACTCCCTCGCGCGCGCGTGGTTCACCGACGACGAGATGGCGCGCTCCCTGGACCACCTCGCCGGCGCGCAGGAGGAGGACGGCGGCTGGCCCGTCCACTGGCGTCGCTGGGCGCCCGGCACCGCCCTGGAGGGACGCCCCATCGTGACGATCGAGGCGCTGCGCACCCTGCGGGCCTACGGCCGCGCCATCGGCTGACCGGAGGCGGCCACCGTCCGCGACGTCCACGAGGCCGCGGCCGCGCCCCCGCCGGACCTCCCGTCCGCCTGCCGCCCTACCCGCCCGCGTGCGACCCCGGTCCGCCGCCCGCGTCCTCTCTCGGCCCGGCCGTCCGTCCCGCCCCCTTCAGCCGCCCAGGGCCCGGGCCCCCGCCGTCACCACCACGGCTGCCGCGACTATGAGCAGGAAGGGAGCCCGCAGCACGACGGCGACGGCGGCCGCGGCCAGCCCCGCGGCCCTGGCGTCCAGCACGAGCGCGTGCCCGTCCGCGAAGGTCTGCTGGGCCGTGAGGGCGGCCAGCAGCGCCACGGGGAGCAGCGCGGCGGAGCGCCTGACCAGAGGTCGTTCGAGCGCGCCCGCGGGGACGAGCAGTCCGGCGAGTTTGACGGCGTAGCAGCCGAGCGCCGTCGCGGCGATCGCGATCCAGGTGTTCAACGCTTCTCCTCCGCGTCGTCGCGGCCGGCTCCGCGCCGGCCCTCGAGGTACAGGACGACCGGCACGGCGAGCGCGGCCGCCAGGACGGGCACTCCGGCGGGCAGGACGGGGAGCAGTCCGAGCCCGAGGAGGACCGCGATCGCGGCCACGGTCCGGTCGGCCGCGGTCTTGAGCATCGGCGCGAGCAAGGCCAGGAATACGGCCGGGCCGGCCGCGTCCAGCCCCCACGTGTCGGTGTCGCCGATGGCCTCGGCGCCCAGGGCGCCCAACAGTGTGGTGAGGTTCCACAGGACGTACAGGGTCAGCCCGGTGACCGCGAAACCGAGGCGCGCGGCGCGCCGCCCCGGCTGCGCCAGCGAGACAGCGGTCGTCTCGTCGATCACCCAGTGGGCGGCGAGCGGGCGCATCGCGCGCGGGAGGGCCAGCAGCTGCGACAGCCGCAGCCCGTAGAACGCGTTGCGCACCCCCAGGAAGAAGGCGCCCGCGGCCGCTGTCAGGGGGTTGCCGCCCGCCGCCAGCGCGCCGACGAGCGCGAACTGGGACGCGCCGGTGAACACCAGGAGGCTGAGCGCGCAGGTCTGCCACACCGAGAGTCCGCTGCCCGCCGACGTCACCCCGAAGGCGAATCCGGAGAGTCCCACGGCGATGCCGACCCCGAGGGAGTCCCGTACGACGGCGGCGTCGGGCTTTGCTCCGCCGTCGGCTCGTATGTCCGTCAAAGCTGTCTGTTCTGCCACGACCGGGACGATACGAGCAGCGGCCCGGGCGGGTCTTGTACGTTCTTGCGCTCCCGCTGGTACGCGCCCGGGGGGACTCCCACGATGCGTGCGAAATGGCGGTTTAGGTGGGGCTGGTCGGTGAATCCCACCATGACGGCCACCTCGGCCGGCGCCGTCCCCGCGTCCAGCAGCCGTCGCGCCCGACGCACGCGGACGTCGGTGAGCCAGGCGTGGGGCGGAAGTCCGTACGCGTCCCGGAAGGCCCGCAGCAGGGCGAACGGGCTGGTTCCCAGATCCGCTGCCAGCTGTTCCAGCGTGGGCGGGGCCGCCAGTCGTTCCTCCAGCACACCGCGTGCGCGTGCGGCGATCCGTGCCCCGGCTGACCCCACCTCCCGTTGCGGCAGCGGCCCGCCGTTGAGCCGCAGCAGCCGCGTGACGGCGACCCGCAGCAGCGTGTCGGCGGCCAGCGCGTTGCCCTCCTCGGCGGCTCGGAGCACCTGGTGGACGAGCCCGACGGCGTAGGGGTCGTCGAGTACGGGGCTGACGAAGCCCGGGGTGCCGCGAAGGGTCGTCGTCTCGGCCGCGATCTCGGCCACCAGGCCGGGGGACGGATAGACCGCCCCGTACCGCCACCCCTCGGGCACTCCGGCCCGTCCGGTGTGCGGGGTGTCGGGGTTGACCAGGGCGAGCGCTCCGGCTCCCGCGTGCCGATCGGAGCCGCTGTGCCGGAAGACCTCCACGCCGTCGGCGATGGCGGCGATCACGAAGTGCTCATGGGTGTGCCGCACGAACGTCTTGCGGACATAGCGGGCCCGCAGGAGGTCGACACCGGGCAGCTCCGGGTACTGCCAGTGCCGCGCCCGCTCTCGAGAACCCGAACCCGCCACCCGACCATTCTCCGCGACGAGCCTCCCGGCCGCCGACGGGGCTCGGAACATGACCTTCCGCTGCTCCACACATCGCTTCACCCGCCGTGTTCTCGCAGCTCAGGGCCATTGTCAGTGGAGGGGTGCAGGATGGACGCATGGTCAGCTCCGCACACCGGGCCCTCGACGGCTTCTCCCCCGCGACCCGCGGCTGGTTCACGGGGGCGTTCTCCGCGCCCACCGCGGCCCAGGCCGGCGCGTGGCGAGCCATCGGCGAGGGCTCCGACGTGCTGGTGGTGGCCCCGACGGGTTCCGGCAAGACGCTGGCCGCCTTCCTGGCCGCCCTGGACACGCTGGCCTCGACGCCCCCGCCCGCCGATCCGAAGAAACGCTGCCGGGTCCTCTACGTCTCCCCGCTCAAGGCGCTCGCGGTCGATGTGGAGCGCAACCTGCGCAGTCCACTGACCGGTATCCGTCAGGAGTCCGTGCGTCTGGGCCTGCCCGAGCCCGAGATCAAGGTCGGCATCCGCTCCGGCGACACCCCGCCCGCCGAGCGCCGTGCGCTGTCCACCCGCCCGCCGGACATCCTGATCACGACGCCGGAGTCGCTTTTCCTGATGCTCACGTCGGCCACCCGCGAGGCGCTGACCGGCATCGAGTCGGTGATCCTGGACGAGGTGCACGCGGTCGCCGGCACCAAGCGCGGCGCGCACCTCGCCCTCTCCCTGGAGCGACTGGACGAGCTGCTGCCCAGGCCCGCCCGTCGCATCGGCCTGTCGGCCACGGTCCGTCCGGTCGACGAGGTGGCCCGCTATCTCTCCCCGCACCGCAAGGTGGAGATCGTCCAGCCGAAGTCCGGCAAGGCGTTCGACCTCTCGGTCGTCGTGCCGGTGGAGGATCTGGGCGAGCTGGGCGGCTCCCCGGTCGCCGAGGGCACCGAGGGCGCCGAACGCCCCTCGATCTGGCCGCACGTCGAGGAGCGGATCACCGACCTCGTCCAGGCCCACCGCTCCACCATCGTGTTCGCCAACTCGCGCCGACTCGCCGAGCGGCTGTGCAACCGGCTGAACGAGATCGCCTACGAGCGCGCCACCGGGGAGCCCCTGGGCGAGCATCACTCCCCCGCCCAGCTGATGGGCGGCTCCGGCGCGGCCCAGGGAGCCCCGGGCGTCATCGCGCGCGCCCATCACGGCTCGGTCTCCAAGGAGCAGCGCGCCCTCGTGGAGGAGGACCTCAAGGCAGGCCGGCTGCCCGCCGTGGTGGCGACCTCCAGTCTCGAGCTGGGCATCGACATGGGCGCGGTGGACCTCGTCGTGCAGGTGGAGTCGCCGCCTTCGGTGGCCTCCGGTCTCCAGCGCGTCGGACGGGCCGGGCACCAGGTGGGCGCGGTGTCCACCGGCGTGGTCTTCCCGAAGTACCGGGGCGACCTCGTCCAGGCGGCCGTGGTGACCGAGCGGATGCGTACGGGCTCGATCGAGTCCCTGCGGGTGCCCGCCAACCCGTTGGACGTCCTGGCCCAGCAACTCGTGGCCATGACGGCCCTCGACACCTGGCAGGTGGACGACCTGCTGGCCCTGGTCCGCCGCGCCGCTCCCTTCGCGTCGCTGCCGGAGTCAGCGTTCACCGCCGTCCTGGACATGCTGGCCGGCCGCTACCCGTCGGACGCGTTCGCCGAGCTGCGCCCGCGCGTGGTGTGGGACCGGGTCGCCGGGACGGTCACCGGCCGCCCCGGAGCCCAGCGCCTCGCCGTCACCTCCGGGGGCACGATCCCCGACCGGGGCCTGTTCGGCGTCTTCCTGGCGGGCTCCGACCCCAAGAAGGGCGGGGGCCGGGTCGGTGAACTCGACGAGGAGATGGTCTACGAATCGCGCGTGGGTGACGTCTTCACGCTCGGCACCAGCTCCTGGCGGATCGAGGACATCACCCGCGACCGGGTCCTGGTCTCCCCCGCTCCCGGCGTTCCGGGTCGTCTGCCGTTCTGGAAGGGCGACCAGCTGGGCCGGCCGCTGGAGCTCGGCCGCGCGGTGGGCGCGTTCCTGCGCGAGGTCGGTTCGCTCTCCGAGGAGGACGCCCGGCTGCGCCTGCTCACCGCGGGCCTCGACGCGTGGGCGGCCGACAACGTGCTCTCCTATCTGGACGAGCAGCGCCGGGCCTGCGGCCACATCCCCGACGACCGCACGATCGTCGTCGAGCGCTTCCGCGACGAACTGGGCGACTGGCGCGTCGTCGTCCACTCCCCCTTCGGCGCCCAGGTGCACGCGCCCTGGGCGCTCGCGCTGGGGGCGAAGCTCTCCGAGCGGTACGGCATGGACGCCCAGGTGATGCACGCCGACGACGGGATCGTGCTGCGGCTGCCCGACGCCGACCTGATGGGCCTGGACCTTTTCGACCAGGAACCGATGAAGGCCGGCGCCGAGTACGACGCCGAACAGGCCCCGGTGGGCGCGGCGGACGTCGTCTTCGACAAGGGCGAGGTCGACCAGATCGTCACCGATCAGGTGGGCGGCTCGGCCCTGTTCGCGGCGCGCTTCCGCGAGTGCGCCGCCCGCGCACTCCTGCTGCCGCGCCGCAACCCGGGCAGGCGCACTCCGCTGTGGCAGCAGCGTCAGCGCGCCGCTCAGCTGCTGCAGGTGGCGAGCGAGTTCGGCTCCTTCCCGATCGTGCTGGAAGCGATCCGCGAGTGCCTCCAGGACGTGTTCGACGTCCCCGGCCTCGTGGAGCTGATGGGCGACCTGGAGTCGCGCAAGGTGCGCCTGGTCGAGGTCACCACCGCGGAGCCGTCCCCCTTCGCCCGTTCCCTGCTCTTCGGTTACGTCGCCCAGTTCCTCTACGAGGGGGACTCTCCGCTGGCCGAGCGCCGCGCCGCCGCCCTCTCCCTGGACTCCCGCCTGCTGGCCGAGCTGCTCGGCCAGGCGGAGCTGCGTGAACTGCTCGACGCGGACGTCCTCGCCGAACTGGAACAGGAACTCCAGTGGCTCACCGAGGACCGCCGGGTGAAGGACGCCGAGGGCGTGGCGGACCTGCTGCGCCTGCTCGGCCCGCTCACCGACGCCGAACTGGCCGAGCGCGGCGGCGAACCGCAGTGGGCACGGGAACTGGCCGTCGCCCGCCGCGCCATCCCGGTACGCATCGCCGGCACCGAGCACTGGGCCGCGATCGAGGACGCGGGCCGGCTGCGGGACGCCCTCGGCACCGCACTGCCGGTCGGCGTGCCGGAGGCGTTCACGGAGCCGGTGAAAGACCCTCTCGGCGACCTCCTCGCGCGCCACGCCCGCACGCATGGACCCTTCACCTCCGCCGGCGCGGCCGCCCGCTTCGGCCTGGGCGTGGCGGTCACCGAGGGCGCCCTCCAGCGGCTCGCGGCGGGCGGACGCGTCGTCCAGGGCGAGTTCCACCCGGCGGGCATCGGCCAGGAGTGGTGCGACGCGACGGTCCTGCGCCGGTTGCGACGCCGCTCCCTGGCCGCCCTGTGCCATGAGCTGGAACCGGTGCCGCCGCCCGCGCTCGCCCAGTTCCTGCCCCAGTGGCAGCACATCGGCAGGGGGCACTCACTGCGCGGCGTCGACGGACTGGTGCGCGCGATCGAGCAGTTGCAGGGTGCCTCGGTGCCCGCCTCGGCCCTGGAGAAGCTCGTCCTGCCCTCGCGCGTGCGGGACTACACCCCGGCGATGCTCGACGAGCTCACCGCGGCCGGAGAGGTGGTCTGGGCCGGCGCCGGCGCACTGCCGGGCAAGGACGGCTGGGTCTCGCTGTACGTGGCGGACACCGCGCCACTCCTGCTCTCCCCGCCCCACCCGCTCGAGCTGACGGCACTGCACCAGTCCGTCCTGGACGCGCTCACCGGGGGCTACGGCCTGTTCTTCCGCCAGATCGCCGACCAGGTCCGCGCCACCACCCACCCCGAGGCGAGCGACCCCCAACTCGCCGACGCCGTCTGGGACCTGGCGTGGTCCGGTCGGCTCACCAACGACACGCTGACCCCGATGCGCTCCCTGCTGGGCTCGGGCCGCACCGCCGGGTCCACGGCCCACCGGGCCAAACGCGCGGTCCCGCGCGGCCGCTACGGCTCGCTGACTGCCGGGGCCCGCCCCGCCTCCCGTGGCGGCCCCCCGACCGTCGCCGGCCGCTGGTCCCTCCTCCCCGCCCACGAGCCCGATCCCACGGTCCGCGCCCACGCACTCGCCCGCACGCTCCTCGACCGGCACGGCGTGGTGACGCGCGGAGCGGTCGCGGCCGAGGGCGTAGAGGGCGGCTTCTCCGCGACGTACCGCATCCTGTCCGTCTTCGAGGAGAGCGGCCAGGCCCGCCGCGGGTACGTCGTCGAGGGCCTCGGCGCCGCCCAGTTCGCCATGGACGGCGCCGTGGACCGCCTGCGTGCGGTGGCCAACGCCCGCGACCGCGGCGAGGCACTGCCCGGCCCGAACCCGACCCCGCACACCCAGGACGACTTCGTCTTCCCCGACGACCTCCCGGCCGACGACGCGTGGGACGTTCCGGGCGACCGCGCCTCCTTCCCCTCGCCGCCCGCCCCTCGAAGGGGTCCGGCCTCCTCGGACGAGTACGTCTCGCCCCGCGACCTCGCCTCCCCCGGCACGGGCGGAGGCCGCGGCGGCGGCGCGTTCCCGAACGCCGCGGGCTTCCCCGGCCGACCCGGCCACGGCGGCGTGCGTCACGGCGGTCGCGAGGCGTCCCCGGCCTCCCGCGCCGTCGTCCTCGCCGCCGCCGATCCCGCGAACGCCTACGGCGCCGCTCTCGGCTGGCCCGAGCCGCCGAGCGGCGCCGGACACAAGCCCGGCCGCAAGGCCGGCTCCCTGGTGGTCCTCGTCGACGGCGAACTGACGCTCTACATGGAGCGCGGCGGCAAGACCCTGCTGGCCTGGCCCTCCGTCGCGGACAGCGAGGGGGCACCCGCCGACGACCCACAGCTGCACGCCGCCGCGCAGGCCCTCGCCGAGGCCGCGCGCGCGGGCGCCCTGGGCACGGTCACGGTGGAGCGCGTCAACGGCAGCTCGGCCCTCACCTCGCCCATCGGCGCC includes:
- a CDS encoding AI-2E family transporter is translated as MAPTDDTGQTARNAPPHGTTPPSGPPPADGGAAQGAHMPRWLPRAMVLALALVAAFQLGTWAFHQLVGLLLNVLIAFFLALAVEPAVSRMAARGMRRGFATCLVFFGLLIVVAGFFTLLGSMLAGQIIKMIEGFPEYLDSVIHWINTTFHTELRRVDVQEGLLHSDWLRKYAQNSAAGVLDVSTQVLGGLFQLLTIALFSFYFAADGPRLRRALCSVLPPAKQAEVLRAWEIAVDKTGGYLYSRGLMALISGVAHYVLLQALGIPYAPVLAVWVGVVSQFIPTIGTYLAGALPMLIAFTVSPLYALWVLIFVVVYQQFENYMLQPKLTSKTVDIHPAVAFGSVIAGTALLGAIGALVAIPAVATLQAFLGAYVKRYDVTDDPRVHGHRGRGEGPGPLARVQQLWTRARTRTGGSRDGSG
- a CDS encoding DUF3046 domain-containing protein → MRLTVFWQRMDEHFGTGYAETFARDHVMTELGGRTVHEALAQGWAAKDVWRVVCAVMNVPQEMR
- a CDS encoding AzlD domain-containing protein; its protein translation is MNTWIAIAATALGCYAVKLAGLLVPAGALERPLVRRSAALLPVALLAALTAQQTFADGHALVLDARAAGLAAAAVAVVLRAPFLLIVAAAVVVTAGARALGG
- a CDS encoding AzlC family ABC transporter permease codes for the protein MAEQTALTDIRADGGAKPDAAVVRDSLGVGIAVGLSGFAFGVTSAGSGLSVWQTCALSLLVFTGASQFALVGALAAGGNPLTAAAGAFFLGVRNAFYGLRLSQLLALPRAMRPLAAHWVIDETTAVSLAQPGRRAARLGFAVTGLTLYVLWNLTTLLGALGAEAIGDTDTWGLDAAGPAVFLALLAPMLKTAADRTVAAIAVLLGLGLLPVLPAGVPVLAAALAVPVVLYLEGRRGAGRDDAEEKR
- a CDS encoding AraC family transcriptional regulator yields the protein MFRAPSAAGRLVAENGRVAGSGSRERARHWQYPELPGVDLLRARYVRKTFVRHTHEHFVIAAIADGVEVFRHSGSDRHAGAGALALVNPDTPHTGRAGVPEGWRYGAVYPSPGLVAEIAAETTTLRGTPGFVSPVLDDPYAVGLVHQVLRAAEEGNALAADTLLRVAVTRLLRLNGGPLPQREVGSAGARIAARARGVLEERLAAPPTLEQLAADLGTSPFALLRAFRDAYGLPPHAWLTDVRVRRARRLLDAGTAPAEVAVMVGFTDQPHLNRHFARIVGVPPGAYQRERKNVQDPPGPLLVSSRSWQNRQL
- a CDS encoding ATP-dependent helicase, whose product is MVSSAHRALDGFSPATRGWFTGAFSAPTAAQAGAWRAIGEGSDVLVVAPTGSGKTLAAFLAALDTLASTPPPADPKKRCRVLYVSPLKALAVDVERNLRSPLTGIRQESVRLGLPEPEIKVGIRSGDTPPAERRALSTRPPDILITTPESLFLMLTSATREALTGIESVILDEVHAVAGTKRGAHLALSLERLDELLPRPARRIGLSATVRPVDEVARYLSPHRKVEIVQPKSGKAFDLSVVVPVEDLGELGGSPVAEGTEGAERPSIWPHVEERITDLVQAHRSTIVFANSRRLAERLCNRLNEIAYERATGEPLGEHHSPAQLMGGSGAAQGAPGVIARAHHGSVSKEQRALVEEDLKAGRLPAVVATSSLELGIDMGAVDLVVQVESPPSVASGLQRVGRAGHQVGAVSTGVVFPKYRGDLVQAAVVTERMRTGSIESLRVPANPLDVLAQQLVAMTALDTWQVDDLLALVRRAAPFASLPESAFTAVLDMLAGRYPSDAFAELRPRVVWDRVAGTVTGRPGAQRLAVTSGGTIPDRGLFGVFLAGSDPKKGGGRVGELDEEMVYESRVGDVFTLGTSSWRIEDITRDRVLVSPAPGVPGRLPFWKGDQLGRPLELGRAVGAFLREVGSLSEEDARLRLLTAGLDAWAADNVLSYLDEQRRACGHIPDDRTIVVERFRDELGDWRVVVHSPFGAQVHAPWALALGAKLSERYGMDAQVMHADDGIVLRLPDADLMGLDLFDQEPMKAGAEYDAEQAPVGAADVVFDKGEVDQIVTDQVGGSALFAARFRECAARALLLPRRNPGRRTPLWQQRQRAAQLLQVASEFGSFPIVLEAIRECLQDVFDVPGLVELMGDLESRKVRLVEVTTAEPSPFARSLLFGYVAQFLYEGDSPLAERRAAALSLDSRLLAELLGQAELRELLDADVLAELEQELQWLTEDRRVKDAEGVADLLRLLGPLTDAELAERGGEPQWARELAVARRAIPVRIAGTEHWAAIEDAGRLRDALGTALPVGVPEAFTEPVKDPLGDLLARHARTHGPFTSAGAAARFGLGVAVTEGALQRLAAGGRVVQGEFHPAGIGQEWCDATVLRRLRRRSLAALCHELEPVPPPALAQFLPQWQHIGRGHSLRGVDGLVRAIEQLQGASVPASALEKLVLPSRVRDYTPAMLDELTAAGEVVWAGAGALPGKDGWVSLYVADTAPLLLSPPHPLELTALHQSVLDALTGGYGLFFRQIADQVRATTHPEASDPQLADAVWDLAWSGRLTNDTLTPMRSLLGSGRTAGSTAHRAKRAVPRGRYGSLTAGARPASRGGPPTVAGRWSLLPAHEPDPTVRAHALARTLLDRHGVVTRGAVAAEGVEGGFSATYRILSVFEESGQARRGYVVEGLGAAQFAMDGAVDRLRAVANARDRGEALPGPNPTPHTQDDFVFPDDLPADDAWDVPGDRASFPSPPAPRRGPASSDEYVSPRDLASPGTGGGRGGGAFPNAAGFPGRPGHGGVRHGGREASPASRAVVLAAADPANAYGAALGWPEPPSGAGHKPGRKAGSLVVLVDGELTLYMERGGKTLLAWPSVADSEGAPADDPQLHAAAQALAEAARAGALGTVTVERVNGSSALTSPIGALLERAGFIATPRGLRLRA